The sequence agattttgataatataaaattttcttttgtttttagaaaagGTAATGAAGCAACTCATCTTTTAGCTAGATGGCTTGCCCTTTTGAACTGGAATGGGCTAGTACCCATCTCTAATCTGTCGCCTTTGATTATTTAGGTTTTGGATCGAGATGGCCACAAGCCCAATATGGATTGTATCTCTTTGTTTTGCAGTAAATAAAGTATTtactcagcaaaaaaaaaaaaaaaaaaaaaattcaatgatatATATGGACCCAAGGTTGAGTCATAATTAATTGGAGACTCATGTATCATGGATTttataattctctctctctctctctctctctctctctctctccattttgttagttagaagttagaactaTGAAGCGTGAACTTCACTCAAGGAGGAGTTACATAATCAATTTATTACTAACTAATTAAAAATGAGACAATCTCACACACGTAGACTCAGTGTCCGTTtgacatgattaattttgctaatttattttactatccGACttatttttgatactattcataggtcccactacactttttggtactattcatgagtcatactatactatttcagctaagttttacctttatttacaatactttcaacaaaaagtttttaatttcagcaaaatacgGATCCTAAAAAGACCCTCAATACACACTTTTATTCAGCTGAATctatgaaaaaaacaaaaacaaacatttGGACCACATCATCATCCATTGTTTAAattagtaattaatattttataaaaacttaCCTAGATAAGTACACAAATTCTCGTATAAGGTCTTGCATATTGCatgaataattattataatattattgaaatagtttaaaaataatttgataattttctatccccaaatttgaacttttaggctaaattattattttggttgcTATAcatgtattagaatttcaaatatatatatatatatatcataaatatatatatttctagatcttgtcaaatttcataaatatttttaagcaagcaaatttttttattgaaaattacataaaatatataaagtttatactttatatcaTGCTTCAAATTATGTcccatatttataattttataaattacaaTCTCAACTTatgaaattgttttaatttgaaacctttgtccattttcattattcatttatattattttgggaATAATAGAGTAGAGAAAATGGGAAACTGtcaataaaattttgtgtttcacCTAGATAAATCAACTTCAATTTATGACATAAAAGATTCGTTTTCATTTCCTTACTctaaaaactctctctctctctctctctctctctctctctcagtggcggctctaggaattttttttagggtggtcactaagaaatttaaattatacaaaatctaataaagtgATAAATTGAATATTTGCTACAATTGCGAGTCAAGTCACTAAGGAGAGTAAAATTGTTGCAATTGCAAAGCCAAAAGAGTATAATTGTCGTCACCATCAAAGAGAACTCacaaccacaatatttttcttagtaccattttttaaggaaaaatgaaattagagattattttattgaataagttGAACGATCtacaaatttaaatgattatcgatttttatctttttgttttatgatAGGCTTTTTGTTAAACAATTTGTTCACTTGTTATTGTTTAGtattgtcttttttttgtttggtttatatttgttgttatttaagctaatatttattgttgttatttaagattttttttaaagtttataaaaGGGATTAAGGATTATGTACGGCACCTAGTGTCCAGGTTCATTTGAGCCTTTGGGCCATGAATTAATTATATGGGTTGGGGGTCCAACCTTCTCACCAACAAAAGCCCCGGCCCAAGTCCACAATAACTACTAGTCTAAATTGGGTGTTGTCCGGGTACTTGGAAAGCGGACAGCGGACGCCCCGCTCGCATGCTGCTCGGAAACCATCTCCGAGCTCTATACACATGCCCGGTCACATCGCTATTTAACTGCTCGACAGAACCTTTGGAAACTCCGCTGCTGAACACATTTGCTGCAGTGGGAACCGTTCCTAAAGCCACTCGTACCTAAAATTCCACTTAAAGTTTATCGACATTGGACCTTTCTTGGCACTAAAGGAGAAGATAATGATGATTACCCCATTAACAagggctataaataggagaaacaGATGAATGGGAAGGGGATGGAATTTTGGAGAgaggaaaggagagagaaagagaggatttgagaagaagaaaacgtagagaaagagagggaagtGCTCCCATTGGGTCCTTAAGCCTAGAATAACCCAAGGTAGGATACCCAGACCCATCacacaaatagattgtgagcccaaataTCGGTTTGCCCCAGCAAGCCCGTTTTTGGAGCTTACAATTGGCACCCATCGTGGGGCTCTCCTACGACGCCGTGGTTCTAGAGGGACTCGAGCTTAGGGAAAATGTCTGAAAGACATTCGAGGGACCATGCAGAAACTAGATCCGTAGGGTCTTCTCGGGGGTCAAGTTGGCGAAAGCGCAGacagaaaaaatgagaagataGGGAGTACGACCAACGAGAAGAAATGTCCGGCACAGGAGAGGGGTCGTACCAAACCCAATGGACGGTTTCTAGTGCTACGGGATGTAGGCAGAAGGAGGAACAGGATGAAGAGCTTGAACGGCTGCGCAGACTAGTCAGTGGTTTGGAGTTGGAGGTGAGAGGTAGGCGTTGGAGAGGAGACAGAAATGACCTGCAACAGGAGGTCGGAATTGGGGGAAATAGATACGGAGAGGGATTTAATCAGTCCGAACCTCGACTACAGCGAAGTCGTTCACATTCCCGAGAATCCCATCGGTACCGAGACCGTTCGCATTCGAGAAGGTCTCGACGAAATAGGAACCGGTCTCCCTCCCGAGAATCGGGGCAACGTCGAGACCGTTCACATTCTTGGAAAAGTCAGGTTAGAGACTCGCTCTCCCCGGAAGAAAGGCGACCTCAGAATGCTGCCATGGATCCCATGAGTCGCGCTCAGCGAAAAGCAACTCGGTCCCGTTTTCGAACGAAATCGAGCGAGCCGAGATGCCAGACAAGTTTACTCGTCCACCGTTCAACTGCTATGACGGGAAGACTGATCCGGTAGAACACGTCAGCCATTATATTCAGATGATGTCTTTGCATACTCATAACGATGCGctgatgtgcaaggtatttccTTCGAGTCTGGGACCAACTGCTTTGAGGTGGTTTAACGGGTTACGAAAAGGATCCATACGTAGTTTCTCCGAGCTAATTCAGGAGTTCGGCGTTCTGTTTGTGATGTGCAGCCGAGTACCTCAGCTAGTAGACGCGCTTCTCTCAATGAAAATGAGGGCGGGAGAGACCCTCCGTAGTTACGCCAGCCGGTCTTGGGAGCTATACAATGAGATAGGTGGGGATAACGAAAGGGTCGCAGCAAGCATTTTTAGGATGGGGTTGCTAGAGGATTTCGGGCTACGAGAGTCGTTGACCAAGAAGCCTCCTGAAGGCATGCAGCAGCTTATGAGACGCATCGAGGAATATAAACGATTAGAGGATAACCGGCTGCAGAGCAAAAGTAAGGCGCCAATGATGAATTGTCCCCGGCAAACTGGTTTCCCGTTCAGGCCTCGGGGGGGTCTGACAATTCAAGAGCCGAGCGCACAAATGGAAGAAGTGAATGTAACGTTTAAGGAACCGGTACATAGGATTCTTGACCGGATCAAACATGAGCCATATTTTCGATGGTCGAATAAGATGGGAGGGGACCCATCTAGGATGAATCAGAATCTGTACTGGATTTATCACCGGGACAAAGGTCATACTATCGAACAATGCCGGGTATTAAAGGATCACCTCGGGCAATTAGTCAAGACCGGACACTTAAAGGATTTTGTGCTAGACTCGAGGGACAGAGTCGTAGGGCAAGATACTCGACAAAGGGGGAACCCTCTCCCACCCCCTGTAGGGGTGATTGAAGTAATCCATGTTGCCTAGGAGAAGCTCATTGCAGGAAGGAGGAAAGGAGTGTTGACAGTAGTATCGGTAGAGGGTAACCCGGATCTACAGTCGCCGGGTAAGAAGATGAAGTTTGCATGGGAGCCCATCTCATTCGACAATGACAATTTGGAGGGGATGATCCAACCACATGATGACGCATTAGTGGTCACGGCCCGGATAAACGGCTTCTTAGTAAAAAGGGTGATGATAGACTAGGGAAGCGGGGTTGAcgtaatgtaccctgatctgtTCAAGGGGCTCGGGCTAAGGAAGGAGGACCTGATGAAGCACATTTCACCTTTGGTTGGGTTCGACGGCAAAGTAGTGATTCCTGAGGAGCAAATTTCCCTTCCCGTGATTATAGGAGGGAAAGAGGTGGCAGTGAGATTCATAATAGTAAGTTCATTTTCCCCGTATACTGCCATTCTGGGAAGACAGTGGATCCATTCAATGAGGGTTGTCCCATCAACACTACATGTAAAGATTAAGTTCCCAACCGAGCAAGGTGTCACCGTGATAAGAGGAGACCAGCAAGTGGCCAGACAGTGTTTTACCACCATAGTGAATTGGAAGCGGGGGAATCAGGTCAGTTAGGGAGAAATCACCAGACAACTGGTAAGAGACGAGGGGACTGGGCGGTCCGAACAGGAGCATGGTGAATGGGATGATGCGTCTCGAAAAAACCctttatagcaatcaaaggGGCCCCGAGAAGGAATGAGGGTTGGCTGCACTGAGGAGTTAGTAAAggtaaaaatattgccggacactaataaatattttcaggtTGAAGCAAGCATGAGTAATGAGGAAAGAGTCCAAGTATTGCTGTTTCTGATTCAAAACATGGATGTTTTCGCTTGGAACCCTTATGAAGTTCTCAGGGTTGATCCCGGGTTTATCGTCCACAAGCTTAACGTAGACCCCTTATATTCCCCAAAGAAGCAGAAGCCGAGAAGGTTAGCCAAAGACCATGTTGAGGGGGTAAGGCAGGAGGTAAAGAAGCTGAAGGAGGCAAGAGCAATAAAGGAGACCTTTTTCCCGGAATGACTGGCAAATACCGTGGTTATTCGGAAGAAGAATGGCAAGTGGAgggtttgtgtggatttcacggattTGAACCgagcatgcccaaaggacccgtTCCCCATGCCAAAGATTGATAAATTAGTGGACGCCACTTACGAGCACCCGAGGATGAGTTTCCTGGATGCTTTTCAAGAGTACCATCAGATTGCCCTGGCCGGTGAAGACTAGGAGAAAACGACGTTCATATCCCCCGATGCTAATTATCATTACATCGTGATGCCTTTTGGGCTAAAGAATGCCGGGGCGACATACCAGCGGATGATGACGAGGATGTTTCGGGATAAAATTGGGCATACGGTCGAAGTGTATAtcgacgacatggtggtaaaaagcaagcAAGAGGCACGACATGTAGAGGATCTCCGGGGGGTGTTTGAAGTGTTACAAAAGCATAAATTGCGTCTTAATGCAGaaaaatgtgcctttggagtggGGACTGGTAAATTTTTGGGGTACTTGATCACCAGCCGGGGGATAGAGGTCAATCCTGACCAGATAGAGGCCGTGAAGCGTCTCTGATCGCCGAGCAATCCGAAAGAAGTACAGGTGTTAACTGGGATGCTGGCCGCTCTTAACTGGTTCAtctaaaaaatttcagatcGCTGTTGTCCATTTTATCAGCttttgaagaagtggaagggatttcGGTGGGATGATGAATGTGAAAAGACTTTCCAGAACCTCAAGGATTACTTAGTGCGGGCACTGATGTTGAGTGCACTAGAGCCCGGAGAGGAACTGTTCATGTACCTCTCGGTATCCGACCATGCTGTGATTACTGTGCTTTTAAGAGACCGGGGAGTACAACAGCCCGTGTATTATATTAGCAAGACCCTAGTCGACGCCGAGACCAGGTATTTACCCTTAGAGAAATTGGTGCTGGCCCTAGTGCATGCCACCAGGAAATTGCCTCAGTACTTTCAGGCTCATACCGTATATGTGTTGGCTGAACACCCCCTACAGTCATTATTGAAAAGATTTGATTTCATGGGGTGAATAGCTAAATGGGGGACATGGCTTGGGGCATTCGATGTGAGGTATAAGCCGAGAAGTTCAGTAAAGGGGTAGGTATTAGCTGATTTTGTAGCAGAATTCTCTCCTAAAGGGGAGATGGTCTGTCAGTTGGAACACCGCTCGTGGAAGGTACATGTGGATGGGGCTTCCAGCGCCAAAGGGGTCGGAGCCTGGATAGTCATAATTACCCCGGAGGGAATTCTCTTGGAGCATTCGTTCAGATTGGGATTTAACGCCTCCAACAATGAGGCAGAGTATGAAGCTTTGCTTGTCGGACTAAGGGCAGTCTCAAGGTTAGAAGCCTGGGATGTAGAAGTTTATTCGGATTCAAGGCTCATAGTCAACCAAGTGCAGGGGAGTTTTGAG is a genomic window of Quercus lobata isolate SW786 chromosome 2, ValleyOak3.0 Primary Assembly, whole genome shotgun sequence containing:
- the LOC115967905 gene encoding uncharacterized protein LOC115967905, translating into MPDKFTRPPFNCYDGKTDPVEHVSHYIQMMSLHTHNDALMCKVFPSSLGPTALRWFNGLRKGSIRSFSELIQEFGVLFVMCSRVPQLVDALLSMKMRAGETLRSYASRSWELYNEIGGDNERVAASIFRMGLLEDFGLRESLTKKPPEGMQQLMRRIEEYKRLEDNRLQSKSKAPMMNCPRQTGFPFRPRGGLTIQEPSAQMEEVNVTFKEPVHRILDRIKHEPYFRWSNKMGGDPSRMNQNLYWIYHRDKGHTIEQCRVLKDHLGQLVKTGHLKDFVLDSRDRVVGQDTRQRGNPLPPPVGVIEVIHVA
- the LOC115967916 gene encoding uncharacterized protein LOC115967916, with the protein product MYPDLFKGLGLRKEDLMKHISPLVGFDGKVVIPEEQISLPVIIGGKEVAVRFIIVSSFSPYTAILGRQWIHSMRVVPSTLHVKIKFPTEQGVTVIRGDQQVARQCFTTIVNWKRGNQVEASMSNEERVQVLLFLIQNMDVFAWNPYEVLRVDPGFIVHKLNVDPLYSPKKQKPRRLAKDHVEGVRQEVKKLKEARAIKETFFPE